TCTCTAGATCGTTACTAATAGTTtgtcttatagtttttctaggtctacCCCAACCTCTAGTGATCTGACTCCCCTACATCTGATCTACTCCCCTAAAACTACAGAGTCCACAGATCTTCTacctacatgcccaaaccacctaagtctAGTTTCTACCATGTTTTCTACTGTAGGTGCTACCCGAACTctctctaatgttgtcatttctaattCTATCCCATCTCGTCTTACCACACATCCagcgcaacatcctcatctctgctaTGCTCGACACTCAATTTATGGATGCACGACTGACATGTTTCAGGGAACCAAAATCGTAATTAATACAAATTTCAATGGAGCAAAAGCATCTTCTAGTTGAACTAAATAGCACAAGAAGTCAACTTTATGACATTCTTCTGTGAAATGTTATTTTTCACTCAACTTTCAAGTAGCAAAGTAAAAATGAgaaggtaaaaagaaaaaacttttatttGAGATGGAGTCCAAGTATAAAAATCTAAGTATATCTAAATAAACAAATGTGTAAATACACTATGAAGCATGAACGACCTACACAAGTCAGTAACTTGTTCGTGAAAAAAGCATGTACAACAATAATATCCTGCAGTAAGCTCAATCTGTAATACTCGGTTCATTACTGGCAGTTGattcttttgaaaagaaaaaagaactctttttctctttccctttaAAACCAGGTTTACCcgtaaaaaatcaaatattaagaAATTTGAACACATAACAGATAAGCAAGATATATGCTGAAGCCAACTAATCTAAAAATCGAACATAGATCACCTGGCTTGTACAGGCAACAAAATTGCTACTCAAGTTCCATGGAGTAATTTGCAGTTCCCTCTCCATGTGTGATGCAGCAGCCAGTGCTATTGCTTCATCAGGAAGCCGGCTCATTGCAGATGAAATATTATTAGGATGTGTTTCAGTAATTCCTAAATGTTTTAAACGGTAGAGGCCAGCTTGCATGCTTTCAAAGGCACAAACCTAAAACAATGTAAATAAAGAAGGAATCATATTAAACAAATGAAATTCATcttataaaaacaaacaataaagcATAAATATGCCGATTCTGGACACACACGTTGACAGGCAATTAAAGCACCATCGGAACACACACCAAGCTAATAAGCATCAAGACCCTGAACCTTAATCATATAAAAAGTGCCAGGCAGAGAGTGGAAACAAGCATATTGAGTATCTGATAAAAACTCgttacaatttttaaaaccaTACATTTTCAACAAGAGTATCATGTATGCAACTCTGAACCGAGCAGCTGATGGGATAAATTTTACCACGCAAGTTCGAAACCATCACATTGTGCTTTTAAGACAATTTTCTGTGTTACTGTTATGCTGTTAACAGCGCATTTCAGCAGAAAGAGATGTATTATTCATAAACAAAGGAACTGAATCTCAAATGATGGAACTCACAAGCTCTGGTGTCACCATTTTTCTCAATTCATCTTCAGACCACATGCGGAAATTTctctttttaacaaaaattgacTGTCCATTTGCGCCCCTCTGCAGTAATACACATTGAATGAATGAAACATTCAGGTATCCAAAAGATATAATAAAAGTTAGAAACAAGATTGTATTACAAAAATCACTTTAAATACAACGCAAAACATCTTGTAGAATTTTCGTTGAATCACTTTGAAGTAATAAGGAATTCCATTAGCATCCACCACTTCATACTCTAACATGATAATGAGCTATGTGAACCACCAATACCTGTAAATTAGCATATTCCTTGATCCTCTTACGAAATGAGGCTTCTGAAAGAAAAGGAAACTGCGAAAGAAAGTCATCAATGCGAATGTATGGAGACAAGTGCTGCTTCTCTGCTGCTTGGAATTCACGGCACATGTGTACCAATAACCTGTTCATCATGAAAGTCTGAAGATTCTTACTTCCAGGCGAGAACACCTCCATAAGAGGTTCCTGCgaagaaaaattgaataaaCCATCTATCAACAAATTTTCAGTGATGTATATTTGGGATGCAAATGGcagtaacaaaataaattttcgGTGATGTATATTTGGAATGCAAATAGCAGTATCAAACAAGGAAAAGATACTAAAGATTAACAACACGTTATAACAGTTCAAAATATTCCATCTGTTAAAAGTTTATATCAAACAACGAGCGACATAAGAACAAATTCCTTCAGTTTATCAGTAAGTTAAATTCAAAGAATGTACTGACCTGCGGTCCAACAACATTAACTTTATTAATTTTACAAACAACAATTAACAAGGATGTACTGACCTGCTGTCCAACAACATTAACTTTATCAATGCGCCTTAACGATAGCTTTCCCTTTGGAGAACGAACCAACAGATAGTCAGTTGGTGGAACTTTATGAGCAAATACGGGTGCTCTATACATATTGGTCTCAAGCGATGACTGACTGCTACCAGGTTTTAAATCACCAAGAAAGGGAGATTTATCGGCAGGGTCCAGAGAAATAATATGCCCCAAGCTACTATCTGTATTGCGTAATAAGGCGGCGCCAGAGTGGTCATCCGGAGAACTTTTCTGATAGTATGTACAAAGTCTTGCACCCATTCCAACATTGCTGAGAAGTAAAGGCCTTTCTTCACAATACCTAAGGAAAACATACTTCGTGAGCTTAATGATAAAGTATCCCCAATCCTCATTCATTTAGCAAAATACCAAGGAAAAACACAGTAAAAAGGGTACAGCcgttgaagaagaaaaatattaacaaaataataaaattaaggtaGTGCACTGCCAAATCAATATTTTTCTCTTGGATATATCAGATTTGGTATCAAGAGGACATGCTCACGATAAATATCaggcaaaaaataaatattgatttcaGTGCTCACAATAATTTCAGTTTTACCATAAGGACTAGATACTACAAAGTACCATctcaaaatcatttaaaataatagagCAGGAATATGAGCATAAGAGTTACTCCCTCTGTCCTTGTTTATATTAAACATGATTGCAACACACAAGAAATAGATAAATGGAATAGTCTATATTGATTGTAATTAATGTGTATAATTCAGGTATGATtatgactaaattaccctttgTGTATAGATACATTCAATGTTAGCTAACATTGATTCTACCAATTTTTCTTGGAATCTGAAAGGCTAACATAGCATCAATTAATACTGCTATTAAGTTTCAGAAAATTACACGTAAGTGGAAGGCAAGCGGGCAACAAGCTGCGCCGCTAAGCCTTTTTGGATGGCAAAACCAATCCTAGTAAACACATTGAATAGGTTGATCATATCATGCACGTGAAAATTAATAACTATGGCCAACTGCTAGTGATGGCTTTATAGGGAAGGTGCTCATTAATCAGAAGAGAACAAACTATAGCATTGTATCTCTCACAGTAGTGTCATTCTCAAccttaaaaattgaactttCCCTTTGAAGCAAGTACGAatgcaaaatagaaaattattcTGTTCCAACAAAGAGCACGCGTACAAAGTAGCAGAACAAAAGTTTCAAATCACTCACTCCATAAGAAAAACATGTCCGTCTTTTACAGAAAGATCAGATTTTTTCTTGAATGCTCCGGGAGGACGCAGAGACTTGTTCTCACCAGGAACCTTTTGTGCCCTAGGCCATAAATGTATTTTTGTACGGACAAGATGTAACAAGGAGTTTGGCTGAACATTTTGTGCAATGAGTGATATTTGATCATCAAGCTCCCTacccaaataaaatattttcactgTTTCTGTTGCCTTGAAatctaccaaaaacaaaaatcccTCGTCAATCATATGAGGAAGTAGAACTGAAGACTACGATAAGAACCAAAAGacagtaaaaaaaacataagggAACTGAACAAAAATGACAGCTTATCgtgattttaatatatatttctaatgaaataaaaaaaaaaatactggaGAACAGAGAAGAAAAATTGACAACCTAGTTTTTTGGAAGCTTTTGCTTTAACAGAAGAGAGAGTTTCTTCAGCACCAACATGCAGCTTACACCCTTTGCCACCCAAGCTTTTCATAATAATTTTCATGGGTCCATGAGTAGGTAATTTCCCTTGTTCTTTAACAGCCACCTCATTGTCATGGGGATACCATAGTGCTCTAGGCCGGTGAAAATTCGCAATATCTTTACTGCAAAAGAGTTCGTAAGAATATAAAGACATGAAATATCAACAATGCACAACGGAAAACAGATAATAAAGGACAAAGAAAAGGGGCAGACCCCACATGTGCAAATCGGTAAAAGGTTTCACAGGAACTTGACAAGTGGCATAAGCAAATCCAACATTAATATAGCCAACTGACTGATAAAAGAAAGAGACAGCGCATTGGTGACTGATTATGGGCATGACATGGAATGTAACAGATTTTACAAACAACGAAAAATCATATGATTGGCTGGCATGTTTTACAAAATGTGTATTGAACTGACATAGCATTACTTCTTTTAGCAAAATGTCATTCTATATATCCTCAAAcatcaaacaaaattattattttaagggtCAATaaccatgaaataaaattattattataatattaaaaattaagagagaaaaattgataaatatCCTCAAACAAAATATTGGATAGATCGAGGAGCAAGAAGAAATACTCAGGAATACAGTAATGATTCCCAGTCTATCGATCTGCATGACAAAAATAGCATCACCCATGATAGAGACATGAGCAGAACGCCTATGTGATTCCACAAACATAATTATATCCCTAATAACAGGTTTGGGGTCAAAGAGAAACTGTAATTATTAGTAACGTATGCACTAATATTCCTTTCAGCACATTTAAGTTCTTATCATTCGATGTAAAAGGACCTTTTATGTTAACCTTTCATACGTGGGGATAGTAATTATTTATCAAGACATTTCTGTACAAACTAATGCTGCCTCTACCGAAACAGATGATAAAATACACTTCTTCCATATGCACCTGACTAGTAAAAAACTATGGACACAAGTTATGTCCTTCAAGAATGGGGATAATAAACCAAGAAAAATAGAAGGCCCAAAATCTTAGGAAGAAGGTACCATATTTGAGAATCAAATATCAAATAACCACACAAACATCAAACAAACTTGCATCTAAACTTTACCAGAAACCTTGAtttcaaaaacataatatactaataaacaaaaaacaactcaaatCCAGGCAAAACATGCGacagacaaaaatttgatactATCAAGACCCCCTCCCTCAAATGAAAAATTCTTACTTGCTCAACTTCAATTTCATGGTCTGCAGTTTCAGTGCGGATTGCGAGTGGAAAATTTTGACACCATGAGCTGAGCGTTTCTTTGAGTTTGATTTCAATTGCTGAGAAGTTTTCCGATTTGAATAGTGTTTGTCATTAGCAACATATCTCCAACCATATTGACCTCCATGTCCCGGTAGCTCAGAAGACTCCACGCTGATTGATTTCAAAGAGCGAGTTAAAATCATAGCCCCGGCATGAAGGTGAAGATGGGTACCGTCATTGCTATCCAAAACTTCAAAGTGCATTTGATTATCCTGAAGATCAAATATAAGCTTTGGCTTCATCTTAGGCCTGTCAAGCTCCTCCCACATTATTTTGTCTACCCATGAATCATCCATGAGGTCTCTGTTTTGTGACATAACCTTGGTCAAACGTTTTGCTTGACCAATTTGATTATGCTTCTCGGATACATCCACCCCTCTTCCGTCTTCAATATGAGAACTGTCCACTTCTAGCCTCAAAAGCTGGGGATGAAAAAGACTTTCGGATATTGAATTGGTTTTGACCCCGTTAGAATCCCTTGAGTCTAAGGGATCCAATGAAACAGGAGAGCAGCACGTGAATACATTATGATCTTTCTCCTCCAGTATCTTAAGGGGCACTGACTGAAGATTATTCCTGGTTTCAATTTCTATTTCACCACCATCAGAAGTTCTCAATTCAGATCCAGAAATTTCACAGCTCTcaacattattatcattatcacTTGCAGCAGGAGAGTTGCCCCAAAGGATTTCATCTTCCCAGTCTCGCTGATCAAGAGGATAAAAGTTGGCTAACATGAGGGTATGATCTTTCCAGGCAAGATCGTCTGCAAAATCCCCTTTCATTGGTTCACCACTAAGACAAGAGTCCTTTGGTTGCCGATCATCTTTCACAGTAAGTGAGGCATCTCCATGAAGAAATCCAAATTTCGGAAATTCCAAGTCAACATTGTTTTCTGATACATCAGTACGGACTACACAAACCTGTTTGTTAAGTGTTAGACTCTCAGAGAAGCCTTTAAGGAactcctcttcatcttcttctacaATATCATCAGATAAATCGAAAGACTTGTATCTATCTGGAAATACAAGTGAAAAAACAGCCAATTAGGACAGAAACCATATTGTAATGCACCGCGGAGAGAAAGCATCTCATTTCTTCATTCAAAAATCTCACCAATGCaagttataaatttaattattcgTAATAGTACAAAATTGTGACAACTACTTAAGTCATACCTCTCTTGGAAAAACTCAACAATTTCTAACATTTGCAAAACGAAATTCAGGTAAATGTGCTATCTCTAGGTATATACCTCTAGGAGTGGAATGCCGACGCTCTTTCTTTTCTCCCTTTCGAGGAGGTTCCTGAATACCAAAGATTTCAGAAAAGCGTAAAACTGCCTTTCCATCGTCCACGTACAATACAGGCAATGGTGTAGCCATAGACCTCTTCAAAAATTCAGGTACTTCCTGTTTGTTTCATTAAGAGACTAGCATGTTAATAGAAAGTCaactataataattttataatgcTGTCAACATACcctttttgaaaacaaaacataaccaaGACCAAATAGCGGTTATCAAACGCTATGCTCTGCGACAGCACAGCAGTACAGCTACCCTACGTTATTATTAATaactatattttgaaatatttattagattttctttttctacaaGTTTAGCAGGtgaacataataaaaataaaataaaataaactaagcCCCACATAAAAAAACTAAGCATTAGGCTTCTTTTTTATCTTGTCTTCGACTGCAAGACAACACGGTATCCAACACTACGTATTCGCTAGAGAATTTGAAGGTCATATACGGTGGTAGCTTCAAcccaatatttttattcatgaaatCATAAGAAATATACAAAACTTAAATATCATATGAAATCACACAATAGAATGTGATTTGTTCACTGTCATGGACCCTAATGCAGCACAATAAACATCAAAAAggctagaaagaaagaacataaaACCACTTAGGAGACGGCAAAACAAGCAAAAACTGACCTCAGGTGTTTGTACATCAGCGTCCAATTCTTCAGTCTGCAGAGACACTTGTAAATCATGCTCAAGAGCACTCCCTTCTTTAGATGCGTCTACAAAGCTCTCCTCCTGCTCCACTGAAAAAGAAAAGCTAACATTAATAAACAGCAAGACTCCCGTGTGAAATTCACTGCCTTTCCTAAAAATAGATGCTTCAACCctcaaattattattaggtGTTACATTGAGCCCAACACTTGGGTGTTAAATCATAGCTCAGAAGCACAGTTGGTATACTCAAATTCAAGCTGCACAGGCTCAAACTTGatagatttaatattatatcacacaatataattaaatgtaggGTCTTGCTAGGCACTCTTTAGGATTCTAAATTAAGAAACTATTCATTGAAAAAGTCTAATACTTCAATTTCTGATGCATTGAATACACAACTTTCCATAAAAACATACTATCTGAAGTCCTTAAAAAATGCCCTTAGGCCActcgttagcatttcccttaaatTTACTATACTGAAGATGGCAATTAGTAATGTGATTAATTTACTGATTCTTAGTCAATCAGCTTTCAAGCTTATGAACCCACAAACTTCACATACAAATTTGAATTCAGCATATGGTACAtttgtttatattaaataaaaaatgtgtggtTTTATGATACAGATTTATAGAAACTTTCAAAAGATTCCAATTTCCGCCAACAAGAAGACTACTAAAAGAATATTTTCTGACGTTTTTGATGTTATTTCAAAAACGTATAATaagtataaattttataaaatttaggtATCTTTTGAATGATATTTCTCTTAGGGAAGAAAGCGACCAACGAGTGGGATCGTTTAATTAATCTACCACAATGTTGCATCAGGTCAAATCTACCTACCAAGTCCACCAAATGGCTAGATTTAAATACCACTTTCAATCagcattttctattttaatatgtatttCAGCACAGTGCAAATCTAGCTCCCAGACAGGTGTTCTTTCCCTCAGTGTGTTACAAAAATCATACAATTTCCAACAATACCAGTGCCTGGTGACACTCGCACACATTCGATTTCTAAATGTAATGTATGAAGCATAATACAAAAGTATATTCCTACTGATTAAACAAAATCACACCACCAATGAAAGAATGTCAATAAACAAtctatcaaataacatttaccgCCAAACCTGCCCTTAGAGAAGGAAAGAGAGATCTATAAGTTGTGAATAAATGAGAtgcacaaaaattaaataaaaactcaaaatgCTTTCATGCAATATCGGCAAGAGAGATGCTTCCAGATTATATTTGAGCAAGGCTGCAAAGAAAATACTAGCGCCAGATAATAAGAACCAACTTTCTAGCACTTTTATAAGAACCAGAACACATGTAAATCTATACCTTAAGTTATAAGTTCATAAAGTACAACAGCTTAAGTTatccaagccaaataaaaaacacattaCCAGATAGAGAGATGTTATCGACTTTAGCTTCATTGTTCACAAAGTCTTGTTCCTTATCAGATTCTTCATCATAATTTTCATCATCGAAGACAGAAGTTTTGCGCTCCAAAGCTTCAAGAGAGGCTTCGGCAgcaaaaaaatccttttttgGCAATAAATAGTCCTCTTCGTTCGCAGTTTCCGTCTCCGGACCATCATACTCTTCGTCAATATCTTCGTAATCGACAGCATCTTCAGCCTTTTCCCCACAATCTAAGATTATAAATTAATCCGAGTTAATAAACTACCAGAAAACTTCACATGAAACCACATACCAGACATGAAGCAAAATGTACGTCTGTAGCACAAGTGCAGGTGAttgcaaaataaattttatcttttcaagGAAGATTCACATAACTTTGCAATTTTGTTGAGTTTCATACTATGTAAATGATCAATAGTTTCTACTATTGTCTTCTGCTATATTCTATTATGTAGGCACTCTCTCCGGTCTCATATATAAGCGCAAAAGCTATTTCACACAGCTTCCGAAAAGTAGTTAGGTTCagttaattttcaaaaagtaatGAAAAAGCAATTGTATTTTCTAAATTACCCGTCGTGAGAACTTGTTTCATAAAAATTGAAGAGTtattagataaaaaataaaagtaataattgAAGAGTAACTTGGGTAAATACGATAGAAGTAGTAacatttgcttatattttagatcATCGAAGACAAAAAATTGCTTATATTCAAGACTGGAGGGAgtagtcaaaatcaaaattcaacataTGATCGAGAATGGAAGACAGACGCGTACATCGTGGAATCGTAACATGGATAGTTAGATCCTAGAAAATTCATAAACTCGCTATATCATATCTGTGTGGGCCCGCGCATATAAATTCAAGAGTCGTATGGGAGACATAAATATTACGAAAATCATGGGTCAATTTACCAACTTAAGCTAATTAAACAGACCAAACCATGAAGCAATTTTATTGAGGCGTTCTAGATCATGTGGCCCAGAATCAATTTTAagcaaaaattacaaaacaaacGTAATATGTTTGCGAGAATAGGTTTTCATTTAATCCAGAAACCTCAAAATAAATATGTGCCAAGTAATAACATGTGAAGCAAGATTGTGAACTGTCGACAACCCCACGATTCCACAAGCAAGAACGGTGATCCCGGCCAATTTTACTGATTTTCAATTATGCATCCGAACAGGACTGAACACAAGGGTGGAAAATTTTGTGAGGTTGCACAAACTTACAATCCAACTCATGATTTTGACTAAATATGTATGCCTGCACGTGTTTATGAGATGGCCTCTGTAACTAGCTTATGAGAAATTCTGTTATCGTAAATAGTTAGCATCATTATGAGAAGTTATGTAACTGCTAATTGGTTAGCATCCCTAACTAGCTTAGTTGTGCACTAACTAAGATCACAATAGAAAACACAATTTCAGTCTTACAGATCCAGATTTACTTCAATTTTCTTtcctctaaaatatcaaaagattTCACTCTTAATATAAGCTTTGCTTCATCAAATATGGGGAGCCTAATGAAGAATTTAAGGGGCACTATGCAAGATAAAAGTTATGCAAGTTATCTTAACCCAAGAAAAATCACTAGCAGAACCCACTCTTTCAAATTTGCTTGCATTTAAAATCCACAAAacaggaggaaaaaaaaattaacctcctATTGACTGAATCACAAAACGGGGTGCCTTTTTAAAAGGCAACTAGTTTCAACTAAAATGCACTCCACCTGAGAAATAAAAATCACCATGGGTGCATCATACAAACAGAAAGCAGAAGCACATACACTGACACCATATTTAGGAAGCCAGTGTATAGCCATGGAACACCATACAGCCAGTCCACCATTTGATCGCTATTACCCATTCATTCATGTAAACAGCTACAAACCATCACTAAAACTACACTTCAGCTAGCTTAATTAGTCTAGTTCTACTGAAGTGCACCACTAGCCCTTACAAACCCCTATCATCAGGCATGACTACcagttttaacaaaaataataataatttatacaatATTTCTAAAACTAAGGGTACCGCCAAAAGTTCTCAAATCTTATTCCCAAAAAATTCTTTAGAACACACTCTTTAtgattggttcaatttttaaagaGTAAACACTTCTTAAGAAATGACCAATTGATGTGGTAAGTGTactgaattatttttttttaaaaaaggacaAATCATCAAGAGTATGATGAAGACTGTGCTGCTAGCCTTCATTTCTCCACCGATACTATGGGGGAATATGTTAGACATTTAGGTAAAAAATTCACtgataacaaaagaaaaatagctACTTTGCATGATATTTTCCACCAAGCATACTTCATGTGGGAAACAATTCCAGTAGAAATAAAACACAGGCTTAGTGCTCTCAgttgataaaggaaaaaagataCCAACAGAATATCAAAAACTGCATGATATAGTTTTTCCTGACAGACAACTTCACCTTGTTCAACAATGCCAGGCGGTGTTCGTGGTGACTTTCCTGACAACTGCAAACAGAGCACATTCTTATCAAGGAAAATTGAAGAGGTGGAGACaatgaaaatacaaagaaaaattaacagTTAACGCTTGTTAACCAAATCAGAAGATAGCATTTTGATTTATAAATTCAACACTACAGCCTGATAATGATATCTAGATAtgtacagtaaaaaaaaaatacaataataataaatttgatatcCTTACATCTATATCTGTCAATGATGGACCCAGCTTGTCAGCCAATGCAGATAGATGCTCCTTTGCATCCTAAAAGGAAAAATTCTCATTTAGCACCAATTTTACTGTTTTTGACCAAAACAcataaacaaatgaagaaaGCATAAACGATCCAGAACAAGAAAATGTGCATCCCACAATAATTATAATTCTAAGAATAATTATAattctatttttcaaaataagaaaacaaatccTAAATGAACAATTATCCTGGAACCTCCAACAGATCCTACAAAGAATAATTGATCTGGAACCTCCAACAGATCATTAAAAGTAGTTCAAAGTATAGGCATTAACATCAATCTTGTTGTACACATACAAAGGCAAGCTTTTATCGCACTCTATACTCAGTTGAAAATTATGATGCCTAAAGTCTTAAACCTATTTAATAAAGATCAATTTGACTTGTAAAATAACCACTTGATCTTAACAAATAAGAATCTATGCACACTACTaaatcaaatcttccaaagttGAATCTCAGGTAATTCTTTAGTTTAGACAACCATACTGCGCCAATATGTCCAAACTgcatccttttttgtttttcaaaaagcTACAATAAAGGTTTTTGTAAAAACCTGTCCTCCtcccaaaaaataatatatctcaaaacagtaaatatggttttttcttttacagAAACAgtaaaaatggttttaaatcttctaatataaaaaagtttagCAACTTCAAAACCCTCCGCATACCAATCATGATGATACTACAATAGCTTAGAAATTTCAGGAAACTACTGAGAAGGTGCGTAGGGAATCAATCAagcaaaataacaaatatatgcATGCAGAAGCCCGATCTTGGTTCTCAAAACATTTCAACAAGCAAGTTCACAGAAACATCAAAGGACACATTAAATTACCTCATCAAGATAATCAACATCGAGATCACCAGAATTATCAACATTTCCAAACATGAACCCGAGAAAATGATTACCCTTGCCAGACTCCTCatattcttcttcatcatctatCAAGCCAAATTATTGAACATACTGAGTTAATGAACTATATAAACCAAAAAAACGAAGCTAAATAAATCAACACCGCGTCAAACTCACAGACAAACGGCTTGACATATTTCAGCACATAGCAATTAACAATGATGCCACCAAGTCAATCCTActttagggtttgtttaggGGAGAgattttggaggggaggggaggacTTGTTTTCTCTTCTAAATTATGAAAGCTATaaagtatgttaaaaaaataatgaagtgcAATGAATTGTTATATGTCATGTAAATGAATAAAGTGTGATTGAATTGTTATATGATCATATACCATGGCATTCTTTCACCTATTTTAAATTCTCAAATATATACTAAAATATAAGACTTAGCCCTCCAAAATCCATCTCCCAGATTTACCCTTAATGACTAAGCCTATTCTTAAAGTGCCGGTGCAACTAGAAAGCTTAACTTTCATAAACATCCATTATAAGCAAAGAAAATACATCTAGATTCTCGGTGATACATCAATCGATCATTTTCACAAAATTTAGAAGCGAAAACTCCGTCCCACTGCTCCTGATTCGTATTTATCATTACTTAACTCGATGCCCAGAGTTGTTTATTTGAGTAAACTAGGGTTTCATTACATTTCTAGCTTCTAATAgtgctccttcaaaaaaaaaaaaattaatattgaatcTGAGAAACACTATAATTAAATTTCACATTCATACACTTCCACTTTCTCCTAGTTCCTTTAACTTCTGATACTCCTATTCTAAAATCTTCAATAAACAAAGTTACCTTCGTTTCTCCCATCTTGTGAATTATCCGAATCATACCCCATGTTGTTGTTGAGCGGATCAAGGTTTCAA
Above is a genomic segment from Medicago truncatula cultivar Jemalong A17 chromosome 5, MtrunA17r5.0-ANR, whole genome shotgun sequence containing:
- the LOC11409951 gene encoding transcription initiation factor TFIID subunit 1 isoform X1, yielding MKQETATPESQIASRKRNDEEEYEESGKGNHFLGFMFGNVDNSGDLDVDYLDEDAKEHLSALADKLGPSLTDIDLSGKSPRTPPGIVEQDCGEKAEDAVDYEDIDEEYDGPETETANEEDYLLPKKDFFAAEASLEALERKTSVFDDENYDEESDKEQDFVNNEAKVDNISLSVEQEESFVDASKEGSALEHDLQVSLQTEELDADVQTPEEVPEFLKRSMATPLPVLYVDDGKAVLRFSEIFGIQEPPRKGEKKERRHSTPRDRYKSFDLSDDIVEEDEEEFLKGFSESLTLNKQVCVVRTDVSENNVDLEFPKFGFLHGDASLTVKDDRQPKDSCLSGEPMKGDFADDLAWKDHTLMLANFYPLDQRDWEDEILWGNSPAASDNDNNVESCEISGSELRTSDGGEIEIETRNNLQSVPLKILEEKDHNVFTCCSPVSLDPLDSRDSNGVKTNSISESLFHPQLLRLEVDSSHIEDGRGVDVSEKHNQIGQAKRLTKVMSQNRDLMDDSWVDKIMWEELDRPKMKPKLIFDLQDNQMHFEVLDSNDGTHLHLHAGAMILTRSLKSISVESSELPGHGGQYGWRYVANDKHYSNRKTSQQLKSNSKKRSAHGVKIFHSQSALKLQTMKLKLSNKDIANFHRPRALWYPHDNEVAVKEQGKLPTHGPMKIIMKSLGGKGCKLHVGAEETLSSVKAKASKKLDFKATETVKIFYLGRELDDQISLIAQNVQPNSLLHLVRTKIHLWPRAQKVPGENKSLRPPGAFKKKSDLSVKDGHVFLMEYCEERPLLLSNVGMGARLCTYYQKSSPDDHSGAALLRNTDSSLGHIISLDPADKSPFLGDLKPGSSQSSLETNMYRAPVFAHKVPPTDYLLVRSPKGKLSLRRIDKVNVVGQQEPLMEVFSPGSKNLQTFMMNRLLVHMCREFQAAEKQHLSPYIRIDDFLSQFPFLSEASFRKRIKEYANLQRGANGQSIFVKKRNFRMWSEDELRKMVTPELVCAFESMQAGLYRLKHLGITETHPNNISSAMSRLPDEAIALAAASHMERELQITPWNLSSNFVACTSQGKENIERMEITGVGDPSGRGLGFSYARAPPKAPVSNAMVKKKAAANRGGSTVTGTDADLRRLSMEAAREVLLKFNVPEEDIANQTRWHRIATIRKLSSEQAASGVKVDPTTIGKYARGGQRMSFLQLQQQTREKCQEIWDRQVQSLSTLNGDDNESDSEGNSDLDSFAGDLENLLDAEEFEDGEEATNDLKRDKGDGVKALKMRRRTTLAQTEEEIQDEAAEAAELCRLLMDDDEAYRKKKKKGKVMVNPRRLVPKLQPKFVFDNTEQVKQITNTLQLNGSNHFKEDALTDHREEENLSAKKSKSVKVNKVKKNDISPISVPNKKIKLNMGEGIKNQVFKEKKPSRETFVCGACGQLGHMRTNKNCPKYGEDPEAQLESTDMEKPTGKSSFGDPSSQSQHQLPSKKSISKIVTKLAPVENSTKIPLKFKCSSTEKSSDRPAVETLQSSDKPVTSDKPVISDSETAKSAKISKIIIPNKVKSDDTQAESLKHAIVIRPPTDPGRGQVDSHKFPIKIRPPAEIDRERSHKKIVIKRTKDVVDLELDSPGGNTGFEHRKTKRIVELANFEKHRKQETMYSTESLVKRNSKEDRRWWEEQEKRRNEARLREDKARRYRKEEMRMQEQERLNDLKMQEQERLDDLRRYEEDIRKEREEEERQKAKKKKKKRKPELRDEYLDDSRERRHGKRMLERERSGKRRSVVELGKFGEDFMPPTKRRRGGGGEVGLANILESIVDAIVKDRYDLSNLFLKPVPKKLAPDYLDIIERPMDLSKIRERVRNMEYKSREDFRHDVWQITFNAHKYNDGRNPGIPPVADMLLEYCDYLLNENDDSLTAAEAGIETKDF